From a single Crateriforma spongiae genomic region:
- a CDS encoding DUF1559 domain-containing protein produces MNLFSGVTRRNKTDSSSNRNAFTLVELLLVIAVIGILIGLLLPAVQAARESARRMSCQNNLRQIGIALHNYHSAYRRLPSGWIAADEDHHEPGWGWAAAILPQMEQVSAYDRVNFSLPIEEAEHAAVRTSSIPSFVCPSDTLSLLFAIAEGEEHEHDDHEDEDGHEGDDDDEDHAHDHEDGVNVDLGPHFLFDVAKSNYVGVYGTTDIHDDLYDGDGLFYGNSQLRFRDIYDGLSQTIMVGERSGRLGGSIWHGVIHDANEPAARIVGAADHVPNDPVGHFEDFGSYHPGGAQFILSDGSVRMLTKFIDLDIYKALATRNNKEVIGGDDF; encoded by the coding sequence ATGAATCTCTTCTCTGGCGTGACCCGCCGCAACAAGACAGATTCGTCATCGAATCGAAACGCATTTACCTTGGTCGAATTGCTGTTGGTGATCGCGGTCATCGGCATCCTAATTGGCCTATTACTGCCCGCAGTTCAAGCCGCACGCGAATCAGCGCGGCGGATGTCCTGCCAAAATAACTTGCGGCAGATCGGAATTGCACTTCACAACTACCACAGTGCGTACCGGCGACTCCCCAGCGGTTGGATTGCCGCCGACGAAGACCATCATGAACCGGGATGGGGGTGGGCGGCTGCGATCTTGCCGCAGATGGAACAAGTCTCGGCCTATGACCGAGTCAATTTTTCACTACCGATCGAAGAAGCTGAGCATGCGGCCGTTCGTACCAGCTCGATTCCATCGTTTGTTTGTCCCAGTGACACCTTAAGCCTGTTGTTCGCCATTGCCGAAGGCGAAGAACACGAGCACGATGATCATGAAGACGAAGATGGGCACGAAGGTGATGACGATGACGAGGATCATGCACATGATCACGAAGACGGCGTGAACGTCGACTTAGGTCCCCATTTCCTGTTTGATGTCGCCAAGAGCAATTATGTTGGCGTCTATGGTACGACAGATATTCACGACGATCTGTATGACGGGGATGGACTGTTCTATGGAAACAGTCAGCTGCGTTTCCGTGACATCTACGACGGATTGAGCCAGACCATCATGGTGGGCGAGCGTAGCGGGCGACTAGGCGGTTCGATTTGGCATGGAGTCATTCACGATGCCAACGAACCAGCCGCCCGAATCGTGGGGGCCGCCGACCATGTTCCCAATGATCCGGTGGGACACTTCGAAGATTTTGGTAGCTATCACCCTGGCGGTGCCCAGTTCATTCTGTCCGACGGTTCGGTTCGAATGTTGACCAAGTTTATCGATTTGGACATCTATAAAGCGCTGGCGACACGCAACAACAAGGAAGTCATCGGCGGCGATGATTTCTAG